From Echinicola soli, a single genomic window includes:
- the nusB gene encoding transcription antitermination factor NusB yields the protein MLNRRILRVKAFQSLYAYEQSKASNLNLAKDYVREAFQPDLNSMEVQDKGQLRKDAEETITLFSKNLNNKALIASGDYATKVKSEAIKAINLYHQKNQKDLDFLRNNMVDAAESIPELYLTAIQMLIGFSEHVRREYGRKRKLNQEQVSSVSGELNLANNKVISFLKEAPDFTTASIRQQADVADMELEIQEWYREYVKPWERYQAYMQLSEPTLEEDLDILMDLTKKILFKTDAILSSFSEKDLSWTENKAVVRSLAIKVLKNVLEVENKEDYSLPEIAINWEEDKEFFQNIFNLTIESDEANRKLIAEKTKNWDIERIASTDKIIISMAVTEMLFFPSIPVKVTINEYIDISKTYSTPKSKQFVNGLLDVLAKELTDQGKIRKSGRGLLDNK from the coding sequence ATGTTAAATAGAAGAATTCTCAGAGTAAAGGCTTTCCAAAGTTTGTATGCTTACGAGCAGAGCAAGGCTTCCAATCTCAACCTAGCCAAGGATTATGTTAGAGAGGCTTTTCAGCCAGATCTGAACAGTATGGAAGTGCAGGACAAAGGTCAGCTACGGAAGGATGCCGAAGAAACCATCACCCTCTTTTCCAAAAACCTGAACAATAAAGCGTTGATCGCTTCTGGAGATTATGCCACTAAGGTCAAATCAGAAGCCATCAAGGCCATTAATCTCTACCATCAGAAAAACCAAAAGGACTTGGATTTTCTCCGTAATAACATGGTGGATGCGGCCGAGAGTATTCCAGAGCTATACCTTACGGCCATCCAGATGCTTATTGGGTTTAGTGAGCATGTCCGGCGGGAATATGGACGTAAGCGAAAGCTTAACCAAGAGCAAGTTTCGTCCGTAAGCGGAGAGCTAAACCTTGCCAATAATAAGGTGATAAGCTTCTTGAAAGAGGCTCCGGACTTTACTACCGCCAGTATTCGCCAGCAGGCAGATGTGGCAGATATGGAGCTGGAGATCCAAGAGTGGTATCGTGAGTATGTAAAACCTTGGGAGCGCTACCAAGCGTATATGCAGCTAAGCGAGCCGACATTGGAAGAGGATTTGGATATATTGATGGACCTGACCAAGAAGATTCTTTTCAAAACCGACGCGATTCTTAGCAGTTTTTCAGAAAAGGACCTTAGCTGGACAGAAAATAAGGCGGTGGTGAGAAGTTTGGCAATCAAAGTACTGAAAAATGTACTGGAAGTAGAAAATAAGGAAGATTACAGTCTTCCCGAAATTGCCATAAACTGGGAAGAGGATAAGGAATTTTTTCAAAATATCTTTAACTTGACCATTGAAAGTGACGAGGCAAATAGGAAGTTGATAGCGGAAAAGACCAAAAACTGGGATATTGAGCGAATTGCCTCTACGGATAAGATTATTATTTCAATGGCGGTCACAGAGATGTTATTTTTCCCAAGTATCCCTGTGAAAGTAACCATCAATGAGTATATTGATATTTCAAAAACGTACAGTACGCCTAAAAGTAAGCAATTTGTCAACGGTTTACTGGATGTGTTAGCCAAAGAGCTAACCGATCAGGGGAAAATCCGTAAAAGTGGCAGAGGGCTTTTGGACAACAAATAA
- a CDS encoding YtxH domain-containing protein — MSKQSNSILAFVLGAGVGAAFGVLFAPDSGNNTRDKLSYQLSKYKAELEDIIQDLMKGKDLPLNEAKSEGKKVITDAKNKAENLLTDVNKLIDQINKENN; from the coding sequence ATGAGCAAACAGAGTAATTCGATTTTGGCTTTCGTACTCGGTGCTGGTGTGGGTGCTGCATTCGGGGTTTTATTTGCACCTGATTCAGGTAACAATACTAGGGATAAGCTGTCCTATCAGCTGTCAAAATATAAGGCAGAACTGGAAGATATTATCCAAGACCTGATGAAAGGAAAGGACCTCCCGCTGAATGAAGCTAAATCAGAGGGGAAAAAAGTGATTACCGACGCGAAAAATAAAGCAGAAAACCTGCTGACAGATGTCAATAAGCTTATTGACCAGATCAATAAAGAAAATAACTAA
- a CDS encoding DUF1573 domain-containing protein, with protein sequence MKYSFLPAILLAGSLFVGGCDSKNKEKIEELEQKIAQLEQSQTAQPKQPSNVQSVAKIDPSTLGKFKFDDMQFDFGAIDQGKVVEHTFTFTNDGQSPLIISNVQASCGCTTPDWSKKPVKPGEEGHVKVRFNSANKSGAQSPTVTITANTSPSITKLKLKGTVNTNNTASNVAGPVKK encoded by the coding sequence ATGAAATATTCATTCTTACCTGCAATTCTACTTGCAGGTTCTCTTTTTGTTGGTGGATGTGATAGCAAAAACAAAGAGAAAATAGAAGAGTTGGAGCAGAAGATCGCCCAGCTGGAGCAAAGCCAAACCGCCCAGCCTAAGCAGCCTTCCAATGTACAGAGTGTAGCCAAAATAGACCCGTCTACCTTGGGCAAGTTTAAATTTGATGATATGCAATTTGACTTTGGTGCTATTGACCAGGGCAAAGTAGTGGAGCATACATTTACCTTTACCAATGACGGTCAGTCTCCACTGATTATCTCTAATGTACAGGCATCATGTGGGTGTACTACGCCCGATTGGAGCAAAAAGCCTGTCAAGCCCGGGGAAGAGGGCCATGTGAAGGTGAGGTTTAATTCTGCCAATAAATCAGGTGCACAAAGCCCTACGGTGACGATCACTGCCAATACCTCTCCAAGCATCACCAAGCTTAAACTAAAAGGAACCGTAAACACAAACAATACCGCCAGTAATGTAGCTGGGCCAGTGAAAAAGTAG
- the yajC gene encoding preprotein translocase subunit YajC, translating into MTNTILLQAQGAGGSGIMGQVFLFGGIILIMYFFMIRPQQKKQKDAKNFIESIKKGDQVVTIGGIHGKVYAIEGETVLIELDKGLKIKVEKSAVSAEFSKKSSGTK; encoded by the coding sequence ATGACCAATACAATTTTATTACAAGCGCAAGGAGCCGGAGGCAGCGGCATTATGGGACAAGTATTCCTTTTTGGAGGAATTATCCTGATCATGTATTTCTTTATGATCAGACCTCAGCAAAAGAAACAAAAAGACGCCAAGAACTTTATAGAGTCCATTAAAAAAGGAGACCAAGTGGTGACCATTGGCGGTATTCACGGAAAAGTGTATGCCATAGAAGGGGAAACTGTCCTGATTGAGCTGGACAAGGGCTTGAAAATAAAAGTAGAAAAATCAGCCGTGTCAGCGGAATTTTCCAAAAAATCCAGTGGTACTAAATAA
- a CDS encoding YbbR-like domain-containing protein, with product MNRFQKYFGKLKKNKTSDIKVVVLCVIAATTFWVLNALNKDNYVTVVDFPIAFQYNSEEYMAIEELPSEIRIEINGNGWDLFRKYFNFNVTPFNIELTNPDERDYLLSSEYRRNLGEILEPTNLVSILTDSLKFDFDKIVEHQTEIALDTAGMALAPHHQFEGDIAWDPVNVMLKGAESKVEELGRELMLTLDEKEIGDDFDQYVPIVLPERYTSFVSVEPKTIHVQFDVVAFLEGNKRLKLRKVNFPENVSLDNDLNSVLMSYRVDEREVESLRELELEAVIDYRKRNSDDSTVVLEVKEMPDYINSVEIEPNTFKLIYAKP from the coding sequence TTGAACAGATTTCAAAAATACTTCGGTAAGTTAAAGAAAAATAAAACTTCTGATATCAAAGTGGTGGTCCTCTGTGTTATAGCGGCCACCACTTTTTGGGTTTTAAATGCCCTCAATAAAGATAATTATGTAACGGTGGTCGATTTCCCGATCGCCTTTCAGTATAATTCGGAGGAGTATATGGCCATCGAAGAGCTTCCCTCCGAAATCCGAATCGAAATCAATGGTAACGGCTGGGATCTTTTTAGGAAGTATTTCAATTTTAATGTGACGCCATTTAATATAGAATTGACCAATCCTGATGAAAGGGACTATTTGCTTTCTTCGGAGTACCGACGAAATTTAGGGGAAATACTAGAGCCAACCAATTTGGTGTCTATCTTGACGGACAGTCTGAAATTTGACTTTGATAAAATTGTCGAGCATCAAACCGAAATTGCCCTGGATACCGCAGGGATGGCCTTGGCACCTCATCACCAGTTTGAGGGAGACATTGCTTGGGATCCTGTGAATGTGATGTTGAAGGGGGCAGAGAGCAAAGTGGAGGAATTGGGAAGAGAATTGATGCTCACCCTTGATGAAAAAGAGATAGGGGATGATTTTGACCAATATGTGCCCATAGTACTTCCTGAGCGATACACGTCTTTTGTAAGTGTCGAGCCGAAAACAATCCATGTTCAGTTTGACGTTGTAGCTTTTTTGGAAGGGAATAAACGTTTAAAGCTGAGAAAGGTCAATTTCCCTGAAAATGTAAGCCTCGATAATGACCTTAATTCTGTATTGATGAGTTATCGTGTGGACGAAAGAGAAGTGGAGTCGTTGAGGGAATTGGAGTTAGAGGCGGTCATAGATTACAGGAAAAGGAATAGTGACGATAGTACCGTAGTCCTGGAAGTGAAAGAAATGCCTGATTATATCAATTCAGTAGAGATAGAACCAAATACATTCAAATTAATATATGCAAAGCCCTAG
- the coaE gene encoding dephospho-CoA kinase (Dephospho-CoA kinase (CoaE) performs the final step in coenzyme A biosynthesis.), translating into MQSPRPILVGITGGIGAGKSTAAKIFQTLGIPVYYADDRAKWLMANSEELVRQIRAQFGKESYFEDGRLNREFLADKVFSDQEQTKLINGLVHPAVKRDFEAWAAVQDTPYVLKEAALLFETGAYKDLDQVINVFAPVDLRISRVLARDSHRSKGQVEAIMERQMSDSQKNKLADFTLSNKENQLLIPQVLEIHKALSKKD; encoded by the coding sequence ATGCAAAGCCCTAGGCCCATATTGGTAGGGATTACAGGGGGGATTGGTGCAGGGAAAAGCACCGCCGCCAAGATTTTTCAAACACTTGGCATTCCCGTGTATTATGCAGATGATCGTGCAAAATGGCTCATGGCCAATTCCGAAGAGCTCGTAAGGCAAATCAGGGCCCAATTTGGCAAGGAGTCCTACTTTGAAGATGGAAGGCTGAACAGGGAATTTCTAGCAGACAAAGTGTTTTCAGATCAGGAACAGACCAAACTGATCAACGGGCTGGTACACCCGGCAGTGAAGAGAGATTTTGAAGCTTGGGCTGCCGTGCAAGATACCCCGTATGTGTTAAAGGAAGCGGCGTTGCTCTTTGAAACAGGGGCTTATAAGGACCTGGATCAAGTGATCAATGTTTTTGCCCCGGTGGATTTACGGATTTCACGTGTGCTGGCAAGGGATTCCCATCGATCAAAGGGCCAGGTTGAAGCCATCATGGAGCGGCAAATGTCGGATTCCCAAAAAAATAAATTAGCTGATTTTACCCTTTCCAATAAGGAAAATCAACTGCTGATTCCCCAGGTATTGGAGATTCATAAGGCTTTGTCGAAGAAGGATTAA
- a CDS encoding C40 family peptidase, translating to MSKYFVQRPSTTLIFICSLMAAVVFSSCSASKKAYRKNVSTVIQTAKSYRGTPYRYGGTTRSGMDCSALLYLSFQRVGIQLPRSSSAQSKVGKKVSKRKLEKGDVVFFATGRRKNKVTHAGIVTDKGRRGIQFIHSSSSLGVTEDNLSSGYWKPRFVRARRYL from the coding sequence ATGAGCAAGTATTTCGTCCAACGCCCAAGCACCACACTGATTTTTATCTGCTCGCTAATGGCAGCGGTAGTTTTCAGTTCCTGCTCAGCATCCAAGAAGGCTTACCGAAAAAATGTCAGCACGGTAATCCAAACCGCCAAATCATACAGAGGGACTCCTTACCGTTATGGGGGTACCACGCGTTCGGGGATGGACTGTTCGGCCCTGCTCTACCTTTCCTTTCAGCGTGTCGGTATCCAGCTTCCCAGAAGCTCCTCCGCACAAAGTAAAGTCGGTAAGAAAGTTTCAAAACGAAAGCTGGAAAAAGGGGACGTGGTGTTTTTTGCTACCGGGAGGCGTAAAAATAAGGTGACGCATGCCGGAATAGTGACCGATAAGGGGAGGCGAGGGATTCAGTTTATTCATTCTTCCTCGTCACTAGGGGTGACAGAGGATAATCTGTCCTCTGGTTACTGGAAGCCAAGGTTTGTCAGGGCAAGAAGGTATTTATAA